A DNA window from Vigna angularis cultivar LongXiaoDou No.4 chromosome 1, ASM1680809v1, whole genome shotgun sequence contains the following coding sequences:
- the LOC108321538 gene encoding nuclear transport factor 2: MAMPETIPLTTPSAQVVGNAFVEQYYHILHQSPNLVHRFYQDSSFLTRSDNNGVMTTVTTVQEIHEKIISLNYEDYTAEIKTADAQESHKGGVIVLVTGCLTGKDNVRRKFSQTFFLAPQEKGYFVLNDVFRYIEVNDAPQLNSASVNVISENAETVHEPESEETHAPKILVEDTATSSVAEDENHNNGSEVYHPQDEEEGSVIDEEVAEPPTDLSQNEIVTVQDSTSAAQDDAPRRSYASIVMKSNVASGHVYVPSRAARVASAKSSEQWSTTAKSTPVPESFAPIGDSAPESSDLHEEVEGHSIYIRNLPFSATVEQLEEVFKKFGPIKHGGIQVRSSKHGFCFGFVEFEELSSMQSALEASPISVGERQAVVEEKRTTTRVSGSGRGRYPPGRGGFRSDSFRARGKFGGGRGYGRNEFRNQGEFSGQPRSSQRPNQNGGGRGGGRQGVGNRNSTPSSSAA, from the exons aTGGCAATGCCGGAAACCATCCCTCTGACTACTCCCAGTGCTCAAGTTGTTGGAAATGCCTTTGTGGAGCAATATTATCACATTCTGCACCAATCTCCGAACTTGGTGCACAGGTTTTATCAGGATTCAAGTTTCTTAACCAGATCGGACAACAATGGTGTGATGACAACTGTGACAACTGTACAA GAAATCCACGAGAAGATTATTTCCCTGAATTATGAAGATTATACAGCAGAAATAAAAACTGCAGATGCTCAGGAGTCACATAAGGGAGGTGTGATAGTTTTAGTTACTGGGTGCTTAACTGGGAAGGATAATGTGAGAAGGAAGTTCTCACAGACATTCTTTCTGGCTCCACAAGAAAAAGGATATTTTGTCTTAAATGATGTCTTTAGGTACATTGAGGTGAATGATGCACCGCAGTTAAATTCTGCCTCAGTAAATGTCATCAGTGAAAATGCTGAGACAGTGCATGAGCCAGAATCAG AGGAAACACATGCTCCCAAAATTCTTGTGGAAGACACTGCAACTTCATCAGTGGCAGAGGATGAAAACCATAATAATGGCAGTGAAGTCTATCATCCtcaggatgaagaagaaggatcagtTATTGATGAAGAGGTCGCTGAACCCCCTACCGACTTAAGTCAGAATGAAATTGTTACGGTTCAAGATTCAACTTCTGCTGCTCAGGATGATGCACCAAGGAGATCATATGCATCCATT GTAATGAAAAGTAATGTAGCATCTGGCCATGTCTACGTTCCCAGCCGAGCTGCTAGAGTGGCATCTGCTAAATCCAGTGAACAATGGTCTACTACTGCCAAATCAACCCCTGTGCCTGAGTCATTTGCTCCTATTGGTGATAGTGCACCTGAGAGTAGTGACCTTCATGAAGAAG TTGAAGGTCACTCCATATATATACGAAACTTGCCATTTAGTGCAACAGTTGAGCAACTTGAAGAAGTCTTTAAGAAATTTGGTCCTATTAAGCATGGTGGTATCCAAGTCAGAAGTAGCAAG CACGGATTCTGTTTTGGCTTTGTTGAATTTGAGGAATTGAGTTCCATGCAAAGTGCACTTGAG GCTTCACCTATCTCTGTTGGTGAGCGACAAGCTGTTGTTGAGGAAAAAAGAACTACTACACGAG TAAGCGGTAGTGGGAGAGGGAGGTATCCTCCAGGAAGAGGTGGTTTCCGAAGCGACAGTTTCAGAGCACGTGGGAAGTTTGGTGGTGGACGAGGTTATGGCAGAAATGAATTCAGAAACCAAGGAGAATTCTCAGGGCAACCTAGGAGTTCTCAACGGCCAAATCAAAATGGAGGTGGGCGTGGTGGTGGACGTCAAGGTGTGGGAAATCGTAATTCTACACCATCATCTTCAGCAGCATGA
- the LOC108337081 gene encoding mitochondrial import receptor subunit TOM5 homolog translates to MADSVVSIQYLKDFFNSQIYDDEKWAFNVKLLRAAGLFGGSIVLMRNYGDLMAI, encoded by the exons ATGGCCGACTCTGTAGTTTCGATTCAGTACCTCAAGGATTTCTTCAATTCTCAAATCTACGACGATGAGAAATGGGCCTTCAACGTG AAATTGCTGCGTGCTGCGGGACTTTTTGGAGGATCAATAGTACTTATGCGAAATTATGGTGACCTTATGGCAATCTGA